Below is a genomic region from uncultured Erythrobacter sp..
AGGATGTTGTGACGGACGAGGCGATTGATCGCTATTGGGAATTGCTGCGCTATCCGGGCAACCGCACCGCGACTTTGCATCGATTCACGGGCGACCGGACACCGTTTTCGGCAGAGGATGTCGCAGGCATCACTGCACCGACATTGGTGATGTGGGGCGATGAGGATGCGCTGATCTCTGTCGACGCGGCGACCTGGTTTGACACGCATCTGCCGGCAAGCACTTTGGTGATCTATTCCGGCATCGGTCACTTGCCGCAGGAAGAGGCTCCAGAGGCCAGTATTGCCGATGTCGATGGCTGGCTCGCCGAAGCGTTCCAAACAGCGGACGAACCGGCGGGGTCAGGGCCTGCGCTTTAACCCGGAATTTACTAGGCAAGCGGCTAATTAGATTGGTTGTTCGCGCCCTATGGACGTGCGGACGGCATCATCGCTACATATTGCGTGCAGCGATTTCTTGAAAACAAGGGGCAGAACTTGCGGAAACTGGGACTGATCGGCGGAATGAGCTGGGTTTCGACCGGCATCTATTACGATCGGATCAACCGCATCGTGCAACGCCGCGCGGCCCCGATGGCCAGCGCGCCCATGCTGATCGAGAGCCTCGATTTCTGTCAGCTTTACGCTTTGCGCGAGGACAAGGACTGGCAGCGTGCCAGTGGCATCCTTTCCGAAAGCGCCAAGCGGCTCGAAGGGGCAGGGGCCGAGGCGCTGATTATCGGCGCCAATTCGATGCACAAGCTCTATGACGATGTCGCCGATGCGGTCGGAATACCGATCCTGCACATCGCCGAATATGTCGGGCGCGCGCTTAAGCGGGCGGGCTCCAAGAACGCGGCTCTTATCGGCACGCGCAACGTTATGACGGAGAGCTTTTACCGCAAGCGTCTGGTCGCTCACGGGATTGATCTGCTTCCGCCCAACATAGTCAATGTCGAGACGCTCGACCGCATCATCTATGACGAGCTGATGGTTGGCAAAGTCACCCGCGATGCCCAGCGCGCGATGAAGACGATCATCACCAACAAGGCGCAGGAGGGGGCTGATTCAATTGTCCTCGCATGCACAGAACTCGACCTCGTCGTCGACGTCGATGCCAATGTTCTGCCGGTGTTTGACTCAACCCGCATCCATTGCGAGGCGGCGGCTGACTGGATCCTTGAACAGGAGTTGGTGGGTTAGTCTGCAACTCGCCCCTTTACCGGAACGCCTTACCGCATGGCCGAATTGCACGGGGTGCAACTTAACTTCGATCCACTTAATTAGCCGCCAAGGATTTGCCACTTAAAAGTAACCGGCAAATTCCGGGTCTTCGGGTCGCACCGATGACCCAGGAGCCATTGGCTCTTGGGACCGCTTACCACCCCCCCATTGCACCCGGTAAGCGGTCCCATTTTTTCTCTCCCTTTGCATGGTCGCGGACGCAGCTTGCGCCGGTTTGCCCTCTGTCCACTGCAATCCGCATCGGTTGCCGTTCTGTTCCCGTTGAGCGCATGTGTGTGCTGACCTAAGCGGGGAGCCGTGACCAACCGCGCCCCATACGCCGCCGACCCGGATGCCCATGGCGGGCGTGAGTTTGCCAATGCGGGAGCTGTTTCGCCGCTTGCAGGCGCGCCTTCTGCTGGTTCGGGCGAAACGCGCGGGCCGCGCAGCGATTTCCAGCGCGACCGTGACCGCATTATCCATTCGATGAGCTTCCGGCGGCTCAAATCCAAAACGCAGGTCTTTATTGCGCCCGATGGCGACCATTACCGCACGCGGCTAACCCACAGCCTCGAAGTCGCGCAGATCGGCCGTGTGCTGGCCCGCGCGCTCGGTCTGGATGAAGACCTCACCGAAGCGCTCTGCCTCGCGCATGACCTTGGCCATCCACCCTTCGGTCATGCCGGAGAGGCGGCCCTGTCAGAGGCGATGCAGCGCCATGGCGGCTTTGATCATAACGCGCAGGCCCTTCGCACGGTGATGCGGCTGGAAAGCCCCTATCCCGATCACGAAGGCCTAAACCTGACATGGGACCTGCTTGAGGGGCTGGCCAAGCATAACGGGCCGGTCAGCGCTCCCAATTGG
It encodes:
- a CDS encoding amino acid racemase — encoded protein: MRKLGLIGGMSWVSTGIYYDRINRIVQRRAAPMASAPMLIESLDFCQLYALREDKDWQRASGILSESAKRLEGAGAEALIIGANSMHKLYDDVADAVGIPILHIAEYVGRALKRAGSKNAALIGTRNVMTESFYRKRLVAHGIDLLPPNIVNVETLDRIIYDELMVGKVTRDAQRAMKTIITNKAQEGADSIVLACTELDLVVDVDANVLPVFDSTRIHCEAAADWILEQELVG